The genomic region TTTGCAAAAGGTTTTTAACTCCTGTGATGTCATTTGGCTATTTACAGTACCGTCAGAAGATTTATCGAATCTGCTTTGTTGTCTATCCCTAGCAAATAAGACCCTTTCCTTAATTTGTGCAGATCTTTCCTCCTCCGACTCATTGCTTACTAGGTCATCAAAGCAGATCGACGGAACCTCTATGTGTATGTCCATCCTGTCAAGTAAGGGGCCGGATATTTTAGACCTATATTTTTCAACTTTCTGAGGAGGGCAACTGCATTTATTAGAGTCTGTTCCATAATAACCACAAGGACAAGGGTTCATAGTTGCAATAAGCAGAAAATCTGCTGGGTAGCTGATACTTCCCTCTACCCTAGAAATAACAACTTGCTTATCTTCTAAAGGTTGTCTTAACACTTCTAAGACATCTCTGTTAAATTCAAGTAGTTCGTCTAAAAAAAGAATTCCCTTGTGAGCTAAGCTTATTTCACCTGGCTTAGGCTTTCTTCCCCCTCCAACTAGGCCACCATTTGAGATAGTATGATGGGGGCCCCTAAATGGGCGCGACTCCAACAATCCATTATTTTTCAATAAACCCGCTACAGAATAAATCTTTGATACTTCCAGCACCTCATTATAGCTTAGTTGTGGCAATATAGTAGCAAATCTCTTCGCTAGCATCGATTTTCCTGTGCCTGGAGGACCTATCATCAATATGTTGTGTCCGCCAGCTGCAGCTACTTCCAACGCCCTTTTTACCGCTTTTTGTCCTTTAACTTCGCTAAAATCAACTTGACCTTTTGTTTCGCTTATAATCTCAATCTCCTTTTGGTAGCTAGGAATTTGTTGTATCCCTTGTATATGATTTACTACTTGTTTTAGGTTTGTAACTGGCAAAACTTCTATGCCTTGAACTAAGGCAGCTTCTTCTTTGTTTTTATCTGGAACAAATAGCTTTTTTTCGTTATTTTCTTTTGCAAACACAGCCATTGGGAGAAGTCCGTTGATTGGTCTAACTCGACCATCTAATGCTAACTCACCACACAGAACATAATGACTAACAACGTTAGGAGGCCACTTATAGCAAGCAGCAAGTATCGCAATCGCTATTGGCAGATCATAAATCGGCCCTTCCTTTTTTATATCAGCTGGAGCTAAGTTAACTATTATTTTTTTTGTAGGCAACTTAAAGCCACTATTTTGTATAGCTGCCTTAACTCTTTCTTTAGCTTCCTTCACAGCGGCATCTGGCAACCCAACTATTTCTATATTAGGTAGCGCACTTGTTAAGTGGACTTCCACTTCAATTAAATGCCCTTTAAGTCCAACTACTCCTAAACTTTTAACTGTAGATAACATAACTATCCCTCCATAATAATCCCTCATGAGATAGTTCTACAAAAATTTACATTTTCCTTTATTTTCAGATAAAGGAAACGTTCTAACTTGTACAATTTTTT from Proteinivorax hydrogeniformans harbors:
- a CDS encoding YifB family Mg chelatase-like AAA ATPase, whose protein sequence is MLSTVKSLGVVGLKGHLIEVEVHLTSALPNIEIVGLPDAAVKEAKERVKAAIQNSGFKLPTKKIIVNLAPADIKKEGPIYDLPIAIAILAACYKWPPNVVSHYVLCGELALDGRVRPINGLLPMAVFAKENNEKKLFVPDKNKEEAALVQGIEVLPVTNLKQVVNHIQGIQQIPSYQKEIEIISETKGQVDFSEVKGQKAVKRALEVAAAGGHNILMIGPPGTGKSMLAKRFATILPQLSYNEVLEVSKIYSVAGLLKNNGLLESRPFRGPHHTISNGGLVGGGRKPKPGEISLAHKGILFLDELLEFNRDVLEVLRQPLEDKQVVISRVEGSISYPADFLLIATMNPCPCGYYGTDSNKCSCPPQKVEKYRSKISGPLLDRMDIHIEVPSICFDDLVSNESEEERSAQIKERVLFARDRQQSRFDKSSDGTVNSQMTSQELKTFCKLDSDSENLMRLAFDNLGLSARAYDKILRVARTIADLENKQNIQKHHVAEAIQYRSLDTALS